Below is a genomic region from Persicimonas caeni.
TCTGGTACCGGGGCGCCAAGCCCCGGCTCCGACGTACCGGCCCGGAACGAAACATCCGAAACCTTCGGTTTTAGAAAATGCAGACACTCGAAGAAGTTGAAGAAAAAAGCTGGTTCGGCATCTCGTGGCTCAAGGCCGACTATATGTGGGTCTGGGTCGCCCTGCTGGTGCTGACCATCGTCGAGGTCATCGTGCCCGAACCCCAGCTGATCGGACTCGCCGAGTTCCCGGATCTGCTGTTTTTCGAGGCGCGCACCCTCCAGGTCATCTCCCTGATCGTGTTGGCCATCGTCAAGACGTTCCTGGTCGCCTGGTACTACATGCACCTTGTTAGCGAGCGCCCCTCGATTATCTTGATTGCGTGCGCTCCGTTCATCTTCTCGGTCTTTTTGACCATCGGCCTGTTCCCTTGGCCGGTATAAGCGCTGCGAGGTGACGGGAGGCACGCTCCCCGAGCCAAGCAAGGACGAACCCATGGGCAGTGTCACAACCACAAGCAACTCGGCCGGCTCCATCGGCCAAAAGGCGCTCGATTACTACCGGCTGGTCAAGCCGGGCATCTTGCGCCTTTTGGTGGTCACCGCCTTCTGCACCATGCTGGTAGCAGCCAGAGGCATGCCTGACCTGTGGCTGGTCTTCTGGACCATCTTGGGCACGGTGCTCATCTGTGGCAGCGCCAACGTGTTCAACATGGTCTGGGATCGCGATATCGATCCCGTCATGAAGCGCACCCAGGAGCGCCCCATCCCCCAGGGCCGCATCGATCCGCAAAACGCGCTCATCTTTGCCGGCGTGCTCGGCTTCTCGGCCGTGCTCATCCTGACCTACTTCGTCAATCCGCTCGCCGCGCTCATGGGCATCTGCGGTCACGCCTACTACGTGATCATCTACACCATGTGGCTCAAGCGACGCACGCCGCACAATATCGTCATCGGCGGCGGCGCAGGCGCCTTCCCCGCCCTCATCGGTTGGGCGGCGGTCACCGGCGACCTGAGCATGACGGCCTGGATCATCTTCGCCATCGTCTTCCTGTGGACCCCGCCCCACTTCTGGGCGCTCGCGCTCTACAAAGACGTCGAGTACCACAAGGCCAATATCCCGATGATGCCGGTGGTGCGCGGAAAGCACGTCACCAAGTTCCAGATGCTGCTCTACACCGCGCTCCTCTTGGGCGCGACCACGCTCCTGGCGATCGTCGGCATGATGGGCATCATCTATCTCGTCGCCTCGGTCGTGCTGGGCGCCGTGTTCGCCTACATGTGCATCCGCACCGCCTTCGACACCACGGACAAGTGGGCCAAGCGCACCTTTGCCTACTCGATTCTGTACCTCGCCCTGCTCTTCGGGGCGATGTCGGTCGACAGCTTCAACACCCACCACTTCACCGAGCACCGCTACCTTGCCGGCATCGAGCAGCAAGCCGAGCGGATGCGCGCGGAACAAGACAAGGAAGAGCTGCGTTCTCTGCATAACGGGGAATTGCCGGCTCCCAAGACGTCGCAGCAGTAATCTGCAGCGCGACGTCGACTCTGTAGTCAATCAGCTAGCTGAACGTGAAGAATAGCCATGGCCGAGCACCAAGAACAGACGACTCCCAACGACGTCAACGAGTCTGCTGAGCCCGCGCGCCCGACCCAGGAAATGGTCGAGAACAACAAGCGCACCGGCAAGAAGATGCTTGCCTTCATCGCGTTCATGTTCTTGGTCGCCGCGGCCTCGATTCCCCTCTACCGCATCGTCTGCGTCGCCATCGACCCGGGCGGCTCGTCGTGGCAAAACGGCGAGACCGACTCGTACGAAGGCGTCACCGTCGACAAGTCGCGCAAGGTCAAAGTGCGCTTTGCCGCCGAGGTCAACCGCCAGCTGCCGTGGCGCTTCGAGCCCACCGAGTACAGCGTGACGGTCCACCCTGGCGAAAAGCGCCTGACCAAGTTCGTCTCGGAGAACCTCGACGGCGCTCGCGCCATCAAGGGCCAGGCGGTCTACGACATCAACCCGCCCGAGGCCGGCCAGTACTTCAAAAAGATCGAGTGCTTCTGCTTCACCGAGCAGACCCTCGAGCCGGGTGAGCAGGTCGACATGCCGCTGTACTTCTGGTTCGACCCGGACATGCCCGACCACATCAAAGAGATTACGCTGGCCTACACGTTCTTCAACGCCGATACGTCGCGAAAGCGTGCCGGCGAGACTGCCGCCATCACACCCGGCAAGTAATCAGCCCCGGCAAGTAGTGGAGGTCTAGAGATGTCCGACAACGTCGAGCAGCACCCGCAAGGAAGCACCGAGGGATTCACCGAGCCGTCCGAAGACGTCAAACGGCGCAACCGAATCACCGGATTCGTCTTCATGTTCATCATCTTCGGAATGATCGCGCTCGCCATGATCGTGCGCGCCTACGGCCAGTGACTCAAAAGACTTCCCGCCGCTTTCAACTCCGCTTCTGGCCCACTCTGGGCACCCTGGTGGGCCTCGCCATCCTGATCAGCCTGGGAACCTGGCAGCTCACCCGCTACCTCGAAAAGCTCGACCTCGAAGCCCAACGCAGCGAACGCCTCGACGAAGACATCGTCGAGGTCGAGTCGCTCGACGCCTTCGAGGCCAACGCCGGCGCCTACAACGCCGTGGCCGTTCGCGGCCGACTCGATCCCCGCTACACATTTCTGTTCAAACACCGCGTACACGACGGTAAGCCGGGCTACTGGCTCGGCGGGGTCCTCCGCTTCGCCGAAGGCGACGGCGGCGTCCTCGTCAATCGTGGCTGGGTTCACCGCGAACACGCCGCCGAGGTCGCCAAGCAGGCCCCTCCGACCCAGACACGCACGTATCTCGGCCTCGTCCACGCCCCCAACCGCATCGTCGCCGACACGGCAACGCGCCAGGCGCTCGAGGCGGGAGAGGTCGAACTGCAGAACAACGTGGTCGAGTGGGACACCTACGACCTCGAAGCCATCGCCGACGCCTTGCCCTACGAGACGCCCGCCGACCCGATGATCGTCGTCCTCAGCCCCGAACACTCCCGCGAGCCCTACCCGATTGCGAGCTTCGACTACGTCACCGAGCCGTACCTGACCTCCGAGCGGCACCTCGGCTACGTCCTCTTTTGGTACGCCACCGCCATCGCGCTGCTGTCGATGTACCTGGCCGCCGGCTTCGGCTACCTGGGCTCCTCGAAACGCCCGCCCCGCCCGGATGCGGACGCCTGACCGTCCCCTCCGGCCCCCGACTTGCGTAGCGTGCTTCGGTACGCGAATTGTTCGGTGCGTGGGCAAATTGCCCTCGTCTGCGAGAGCTGGAAGCACTCGCACAGAATGCACGCGACGGGTTCGGTGCGTGGGCATCTTGCCCTCGTCAGCGAGAGCTGGAAGCTCTCGCACCGAACACATATCGCGAAAGTCTCCCGCGAATCCATTTGGGTGTTCCCGCTTTGGTTGCAGGCCTTGCTGGCTAGCGGCGCCCGCTATTGACGGCGCCCCCAACGGCGGGCGCGAACTACGATTGAGGGGCGGACGAGCTGTAGCTCCCGAGCGAGGCGGTCGTATGGACGACGAGGCACGTGGGCTTTGCTTTCCCACTTGGAGACAGCCGCATGGGTCACATCGAGCAGGGCGGTCGTACACAATCGAAAGCCGATAATCATCACCTGGGACCTTCCTGTGAATCGGCCCCAACACGCCATTCCTGAGTTTTTGACCCCATCGGAGCCTTGAGCGCGACAGTTCTCGTGCCGGAGAACCTCGCGGCCGAGCATACCGCAGGCCCACGCCAACAAAAAAAGACGCCCCGCTCACGCAGGGCGTCTTCTTCTGAGTCATCCATCCTCGACAACCGACGAAGCTACGCCTCCACCGGCTCGACCACGTCGTCGCCGGTCGCGGGGGCGTCGCCCGCCTCGGGTGGCTCGGCCTTGCCCTGCGAGCTGCGCATCGTCGGGCGTACGCGCTCGGCGAGGTCGGGGCGGCCGGCAAGCAGGTACAGTCCGCTCAGAACCTGCGCGGTGCCGCGGTAGGTCTGCTCCCAGCGCTCGACGGTGGCGTCGCGCTTGGCGCGGGCGGCGTGGGCCTGGCGGGTCTCCTCGTCGACCGACTGCAGTGCCTGTTCGAGGGAGTCGCACGCACTCTGGAGCGCGCCGACAATCTTCTGGGTGTCGACGGTGTTGCCAAAGATGTCCTGCTCGACGCGCGGGTTCTTCTCGAGCAAGTGCATGCTGTTGCGCGCGAACGTCAGCAAATCGTCGGGCGCCGACGGCGGAGTGGACGCGAGCCCGTATTCGTCGGCGGCCTCTTCGTCGAAGGCGGTCTGCACGGCCCCGCGTCCCTTGTACATGCGGTCGCGAAGTTCACCGACCTGGGCGTCTCGCCGGTCGCGCGCCCGACCGTCGTCGGCCATCTCCTCGGTCAACTCGAGCTCGGTCTGGCTCATCTCGACGGTCATCGCCTCGAGGCGCGCCATCAATACCTCGGGCAGCGCCGCGAACAGGCCATCGATATACGAGTCGTACGAGCTGTACTTCTGGTCCAGCTCGGCTTCGACATCCGCCTGATTGACGCTCACTGACGACTGCACGAAACGATTCCACTGGACGCGATTGGCGACCTGGGTGCTGATTTCTGCCATAACATCCCTCCAAGGTGTTAGGGTGTACCCACAGGGAGCGCACGACGCCGGAACGGCGTTCGCGCCGAGCGCAGACGCCTCGCCTACGGCTCCCAAACCATGTTGCTTCCAAGTAACCCGACTATAGAAGCTCCCGGATGACCTCGCCACCCCGGATCGCGATTTTTTCGCCGAACTTGCCTTCCGGCTCACAAAGATGGCCTCGGATTTTTCTCCCGGGCCTTCTTTGTCAGCCAGAAGCCCTGGGAGAAACCGCCGAGGCCTCGTTTGTCACAAAGAACGCCTCTCCGGCCGCGCCCGACCGTTCGGCGAGAGAAAGATGGTGTGGGAGATTCTCGGCAGACGATCTTTGGCAGCAAGAAGGCTCGGGAGAAAAATCCCGGGCCTTCTTTGTCAGCCAGAAGCCTCGGGAGGCTGCGGGCGAGCGGGTTTGGCGTGCGGGAAGAGGGTTTCGCGCTCTCGGAGCAGCTCGGCGGCGATGCTGATGGCGATTTCCTCGGGGGTGTTGCTCGTCATCGGGAGCCCGATGGGCGCGTACACGCGCTCGAAGAGCGCCGGGTCGACGCCGGCGGCCGCCAGATCCTCGCGGATCTTGGCGAGCTTCGCCTCGCTGCCCATCACGCCGACATAGGGGAAGGGGCCGTCGAGGGTGCCCAGAAGCGCGCGCACGTCGCCGGGTTGGCCCATCGTCATGACGATCACGTGGGTGAGCTCGGGGTGGTCGATGTGCTCGCCGGCCTCGGCGAAGTCGTCGACGGCGACCTTGTAGCGGGCGTGGTCGTTTTCAACGAAGGTGAAGACGTCGTCGCGGGTGTCGAAGATGGTGACCTCGTAACCCAGATTCGCGAGCACGCGCGACAGCGCCAGCCCACAGTGGCCGCCGCCGATGATGGCGGCGCGCTTCCAGTTGAGGAGCTGCTCTTCGTAGAGCCAGGCGCCCTCATCTTGGACAAGCCGAATGGGCGCACGCTCGCGGCTGATGGTCGCTTCGTCGACCAACCGCACGCCAAAACTGCCCACCTGAAGCAGCCCCGGCTCGTCGCGCTCGAGGCGCGCGACGACCTCGCGCAGCACCTCGAGGTCGCGGTCGGGTTCACATACGAAATAGACGTTGGTCTGATGGCCGGCGCAGATGAGGCCGGACTTGTCGCCCTTGCCCTTCGCGCGGTGGTAGAGCACCTGAAAGTCGGGCGCGAAGTCGCCCTCCGAGAGCGCCTCGACGCCCATCTCGCTGATGTCGGCCTCCATCACGCCGCCGCCGATGGTGCCGCCGGTGGTGCCGTCGGGGCGAACGAAGATCTTGGCGCCGCGCGTGCCCGGCGAATGGGCCGTGTTGTCGGCCAC
It encodes:
- a CDS encoding cytochrome C oxidase subunit IV family protein, which translates into the protein MQTLEEVEEKSWFGISWLKADYMWVWVALLVLTIVEVIVPEPQLIGLAEFPDLLFFEARTLQVISLIVLAIVKTFLVAWYYMHLVSERPSIILIACAPFIFSVFLTIGLFPWPV
- a CDS encoding XdhC family protein; the encoded protein is MQFWTTLLEHLESGEPAFVGLVADNTAHSPGTRGAKIFVRPDGTTGGTIGGGVMEADISEMGVEALSEGDFAPDFQVLYHRAKGKGDKSGLICAGHQTNVYFVCEPDRDLEVLREVVARLERDEPGLLQVGSFGVRLVDEATISRERAPIRLVQDEGAWLYEEQLLNWKRAAIIGGGHCGLALSRVLANLGYEVTIFDTRDDVFTFVENDHARYKVAVDDFAEAGEHIDHPELTHVIVMTMGQPGDVRALLGTLDGPFPYVGVMGSEAKLAKIREDLAAAGVDPALFERVYAPIGLPMTSNTPEEIAISIAAELLRERETLFPHAKPARPQPPEASG
- a CDS encoding SURF1 family protein, producing the protein MTQKTSRRFQLRFWPTLGTLVGLAILISLGTWQLTRYLEKLDLEAQRSERLDEDIVEVESLDAFEANAGAYNAVAVRGRLDPRYTFLFKHRVHDGKPGYWLGGVLRFAEGDGGVLVNRGWVHREHAAEVAKQAPPTQTRTYLGLVHAPNRIVADTATRQALEAGEVELQNNVVEWDTYDLEAIADALPYETPADPMIVVLSPEHSREPYPIASFDYVTEPYLTSERHLGYVLFWYATAIALLSMYLAAGFGYLGSSKRPPRPDADA
- a CDS encoding cytochrome c oxidase assembly protein gives rise to the protein MAEHQEQTTPNDVNESAEPARPTQEMVENNKRTGKKMLAFIAFMFLVAAASIPLYRIVCVAIDPGGSSWQNGETDSYEGVTVDKSRKVKVRFAAEVNRQLPWRFEPTEYSVTVHPGEKRLTKFVSENLDGARAIKGQAVYDINPPEAGQYFKKIECFCFTEQTLEPGEQVDMPLYFWFDPDMPDHIKEITLAYTFFNADTSRKRAGETAAITPGK
- a CDS encoding heme o synthase; the protein is MGSVTTTSNSAGSIGQKALDYYRLVKPGILRLLVVTAFCTMLVAARGMPDLWLVFWTILGTVLICGSANVFNMVWDRDIDPVMKRTQERPIPQGRIDPQNALIFAGVLGFSAVLILTYFVNPLAALMGICGHAYYVIIYTMWLKRRTPHNIVIGGGAGAFPALIGWAAVTGDLSMTAWIIFAIVFLWTPPHFWALALYKDVEYHKANIPMMPVVRGKHVTKFQMLLYTALLLGATTLLAIVGMMGIIYLVASVVLGAVFAYMCIRTAFDTTDKWAKRTFAYSILYLALLFGAMSVDSFNTHHFTEHRYLAGIEQQAERMRAEQDKEELRSLHNGELPAPKTSQQ